The DNA window TCCCCCGAAATCGATCAGACGCTTTGGCAAAAAGCGCAGGCACTGCATGGCAATTTGTTGACCATCGATACGCATGCCGACACGCCTCTGGTTTATTTAAAACAACCCTTCGATCTCACCATGCGGCAGGCGCAAGGGCATCTGGACATTGCGCGTATGCGCGAAGGCAAGCTGCGCGTGCAATTTTTTGCGGCTTACACGCCCACCCGCTTCAGCATGGGCGAGGGCGCGCTTCATTTCGGCATGCGCATGCTGGATATCATTCATCACATGATTGAGTCGCATCCGCAAGACTTTGCGCTGGCGTATTCGAGCGCGGACATTCGCCGGCTGGCGGAATCCGACAAAATTGTGCTCGCCATCGGCATGGAAAACGGCGAGCCGATTGAGGGCAATCTCGCGAACCTTCGAAATTTTTACCGCCTGGGCGTGCGCTATCTTACGCTGACACACTGGCTGAATAATCATCTCGGTGACAGCTCGACGGACGCCGAGCCGTTGTGGAACGGCTTAAGCGATTTTGGTAAGGAAGTCGTGCAGGTATGCAATCACCTCGGCATCATGATTGATGTCTCGCATGTGCATGACACAGTTGTCGAGGCCTGTTTAGATCTCAGCCGGGCGCCGCTGCTTGCTTCGCATTCGAATGCTCATGCCTTGTGTGATCATCCGCGCAACCTCAGTGATGATCTCATCAAACGCATTGCTGCTGCCGGCGGGGTTATTCAGGTCAATTTCAGCAATGATTTTCTGAGCCAGCCGCATTGCAATCATAGCCGCCGCTATGAAGCCGAAGAGCAACGCCTAAAGCAAGAGCTTGACAATTCCGAAGAAGTGGTGATTTTAATGAAAGAATGGCTTGCCCAAAATCCGCCGCCAGCGCCTCCGCCGATCGATATCATCATCGAGCATATCGAGCATATCGTCAATCTCACCGGCAGCGTTGAGCATGTCGGTTTTGGCTCTGATTTCGACGGCATCAAATACACGCCGGCAGGCCTCGAGGATGTCAGCGCCATCCCAAAGCTGACATATCATTTGCTCAAGCGCGGTTTTTCGGAAAAGGATATACAAAAAATTTGGGGGGAAAACCTGCTGCGCGTCATGGCCTCGGCGGAACAAGCTGCCGGTCGCTGATTCGCCCATCGGCGCAAATCTCAATCCTGGCGGAATCGCATAGCCGGGGAAAATCCCGCCTGTCCTTGCCTGCAAATCTAAAATTTCCAACCAATAAAACTCCTAAAACCATCGCTTTCGATAGTATACAAAATGCCGCGAGATGTATAAATTCAAGCCGTTACGCCAGCTTTAAGGCCATCTGGCGCGCTGATGCCGTAATTTCTAAAATTGGCTTTTTGAGGCGTCATTCAAGCGAGTTTTATGAAGTACCCGGCAATTTGCCTGCAACTTCACAAGCTGTGAGGTTTGAATATCAAGGTTTTGACTTTTGTGGGATTTCATTTCAGCGGGCGAAACACTTTCAGAATTTTATTCTACCTTTACAAAAAAATTGCCTGTTTTCATATATCATCATCCAACGTTGCGTTTATGGGTTGCTCATTTGATTGCCATTTTCAAACATGACTGAAACAGCCGCTGCCCGGGAAATAATCACGGTCGCTGTCATTGACGATGATGCCAACGTTCGACAAGGCTTGTGGTGGTTGCTCAACAACGTTATTGGAATTCGTTGCAGCGGCGCCTTTGCAAGTTGCCACGAGTTTCTCGCCAGCAAAGAACAAGCGCCCGATATTTTGCTGCTGGATATTGCCATGCCGGGCGTATCCGGCTTCGATGCCATTCCGTTAATCAAAGCCAAACACCCGGCGCTGAAGATTATTATGCACTCGAATTTTGATGACGATGACAAAATCATGCGCGCGCGCCAGGCCAAGGTCTGCGGTTACATCTTAAAAAATGCCTCGGCTCCCCAGCTTTATGAGGCCATTGAACAGGTTTATCGCGGCAATTCCGTCTGGCCGGCAGGATTCGAGCAGGACGAGCCGGACTTTAACAATTCCATACCTCACGCTTTCTTAAAAGCCCTTAAGCGCAGGCTTGGCGCTCTGGCAGACGGCAAGCGCAAACCGGATTGAGCATCGGGCCGAAATAACTCATTCGAAAAACAGCAGTTGCATTATTGAGATTTTATGTTATATTCTGATCACGCAATTCTACCAAGCGTGATGAGGCATGCCATGACGACCACGGATCTTACCAAAAAGCTTGCAGAACGTCTGGAAATTTCCCAACGCGAGTCGCGTGATTTATTGCGCCTCATGTGCGACACTATCGCGCGCAGCTTGACCCACAAAGAAACCGTGATTCTGCGCGGTTTTGGCAGTTTCGGCACGCGCACCCGCGCCCCCAAGAAATTTTACAATCCCGCGGCCAAGAGCCACATGTTGCTCCCGCCCAAGGAAGTCGTCTTCTTTCGCCCCTCACAGCGGTTGAAAGATAGTCTAGCGCAGCGGAGTGAAGAATCATGAGCGCTAAAGTTCGTTACTTGAAGCTGGTCGCACGCGGACCATATTACAAAAAAAACTATACGCTCGCCAAAGAACATACCACGCCGGAATTTTTGCATCAATTTATGCGCGAAGCCACGGCGTTGATCGAAGAGGGACTCGCGCGCGACGGCTTGGTGCGCCTGCATGAGTTTGGCACGTTCGAACTGCAATGGGCCGAAGCGCGCCGCGGCCGCAATCCCAGAACCGGTGAGGCCATCATCATCCCCGGCAAAAACCGCATCGTCTTCCGGCCTGCCAGCAAACTGGAAAACCTCGCCAATCGCGAATTCGCGCATCTTAAGCCGTCGCCTATTGTTCTTGAGCCAAAACCGCTTCCAGCCGCCCCTCAACCCAAGCCTGTTTCTCCGCCTCCGCCGTTGCCGCCTCGTGTCGCAGAAATTCTTTCTGATTTCGCTCCGGCGAGGTCGGCCGCAAAGCCCTCGCATCTGCGTTTTGATTTTGCCGAGGAAGAAGCCGCAGCAGAGGAAGCAGAATTGACGCAACTGGCCGAATCGGCATTTGTCGTGGGCAGTTTTGAAGAGGAGCCGGCATCAGACGAGAAGGCCTGGAGCGATCTTCTGAGCACGCCCAGAAAGCCGGTGCGGCCACACACTGCGGAGTTTCCTAAAAGGGAAAACGGCCCGGCGTTGAGCGCGATGACGCATGACGCTCCCGCCAGCACGACGACGCATTTTGCTCCACGCCCGGAACCCGCAGCTTCTCCCTTGGCACCGGAGAAAACGAACGTTCACTCAAGCGCAGGCGACCAATTAACCGAGACCGCTCCAACACCGCGTACACAATCGTCCGATATCTTTGTCGAGCGTATGCGCCAGAGGCAATATACACCGAAACCGCATAACGGTTTTTCCCGCGAACCCGAGCCTTCTCGCAAAGGTTTGAAGCGGTTTTTCTGGCTCGCCGGCGTCATGGCGGCGTTATTGCTCTTGCTATTTGCCTTCCTCAAGATTTGGCCCGGGCGTGAGCAAACGAGCACAAATGGAACGTCAACGGAAATCGCAGAGACCACGGCGCCACCCCAACCGCCGGTTGCAGAACAGGTGTTACCGGCCACGCCCAAGCCTTTCTTTCCGGGCGGCTCCCATCAAGTCGTTGCGGGTGACAATCTCTGGAAAATTTCGGGACGATACTATGTTGATCCATTCTTGTGGCCGAATATCTACCGCGCGAATTCTACCACCATCGGCAATCCGGATGTGCTGGAAATGGCGCAAATGCTGGCGGTGCCCGTGCTGCACGGCCAGCCGAACAACCTGACGCCGGAAGACCGCCGCAACCTGGCGCAAGGCTACTTTCTGGTTTTTGATTACTACAAGAAAACCGCTGAGAAACACCTTGCCCCATTTGCGCTCTGGGCCGCGGTGAAATACGACCCTGCAATATTGGAAACACATCGCGATCAGATTTCGGCAGACGAGTTGGCATTCTTGCACGCGCACGAAACCGGCCGGATGGCCGTGAGGTAACGGAAGCAGCGGGATCGCGTTTTGCAGTTCAATGTTGAAAACAGCCCTTCCCGGCCAAATTCGAAAAATTTCGGCGCACTCAAACGGCATTGAATCTCCACATTGCATTGCATTCCCACAATATTTTTGCGTCCCCGTTCAAACACTTTTTCTTTGCTTTGAAGCCAAAATTTATTAGTATTTGGCCGATCCGAATTTTTGCGCTACAATATCGCCCGTGCCTCGATCCCGGAAAAATATAAGGAATCCATCGTTGTTGCTCGGGCGTAAAAGAATCATACAATTTCATCTTTTCACATAAGAATTATCGAGGCGTTTGATGAAAAAACTCTTCTCCTGGCTTGCCGCAGTCCTGTTGCTGCCCGGTCTTGCCTGGTCACAGAATTTCGGCCAGAATAAAGTGCAATACCAGTCCAAAGACTGGCAATATCTGCAAAGCGAGCATTTTGATATTTATTTTTATCGGGGCGGCGAACATGCTGCAACCTTTACGGCTGCGGTGGCGGAATCCGCGCTGGTTTCGCTCAGCCGCACCTTTCAGTTTCAACTGATCGCGCGCATCCCTTTTCTGGTATATAACTCTCACAACGATTTCGAAGAGACCAACGTTACCTCCGGTATCCAACCTGAATCCGTCGGCGGTTTCACCGAGTTCTTTAAAGGCCGCATCGTGATTCCTTATGAAGGTTCCAACGAGCAGTTCCGTCATGTCATCCATCATGAGTTACTGCACGCGGTTCTGCTGCAATATTTTTATGGCGCAGGGGCGGGCGCGGTGATTCGCGGCATCACGCGCTTTCAAATTCCGCTCTGGCTCAACGAGGGTTTGGGAGAATACGAATCGCAGCACTGGGATAGCAACGCCGACAACATGATTCGCGATGCCGTGCTCAACGATTATCTTCCCTCCCTGCTTCAGCTTGAGTATATGGCCTATCAAGGTGGACAAAGCTTCTACTATTGGGTCGAACGCCGCTACGGACGCGCCAAAATCACAGAGTTGTTGCAAGAGCTGCGCTCAACCCGCAATGTGAACGCCGCATTCTTGCGCGCGCTGGGCGAAGATCTGGAAGTGGTTTCCGAGCAATGGCAAAAAACGCTGAAACAATGGTATTGGCCTGAAATTGAACGCCGGCAAGCGCCGACGGATTTTGCGAATGCGTTCACCGATCATCGCAAAACGTCAAATTATATCAACAATAGTCCCTCCCTCTCGCCCGACGGTTCGCGCCTGGTTTATTTGACCGATCGTTCCGGCCTGTTCGACATCCGTTTAATCAATGCGAT is part of the Cytophagia bacterium CHB2 genome and encodes:
- a CDS encoding membrane dipeptidase, coding for MAHQRSRAAQQTLSPEIDQTLWQKAQALHGNLLTIDTHADTPLVYLKQPFDLTMRQAQGHLDIARMREGKLRVQFFAAYTPTRFSMGEGALHFGMRMLDIIHHMIESHPQDFALAYSSADIRRLAESDKIVLAIGMENGEPIEGNLANLRNFYRLGVRYLTLTHWLNNHLGDSSTDAEPLWNGLSDFGKEVVQVCNHLGIMIDVSHVHDTVVEACLDLSRAPLLASHSNAHALCDHPRNLSDDLIKRIAAAGGVIQVNFSNDFLSQPHCNHSRRYEAEEQRLKQELDNSEEVVILMKEWLAQNPPPAPPPIDIIIEHIEHIVNLTGSVEHVGFGSDFDGIKYTPAGLEDVSAIPKLTYHLLKRGFSEKDIQKIWGENLLRVMASAEQAAGR
- a CDS encoding response regulator transcription factor, whose product is MTETAAAREIITVAVIDDDANVRQGLWWLLNNVIGIRCSGAFASCHEFLASKEQAPDILLLDIAMPGVSGFDAIPLIKAKHPALKIIMHSNFDDDDKIMRARQAKVCGYILKNASAPQLYEAIEQVYRGNSVWPAGFEQDEPDFNNSIPHAFLKALKRRLGALADGKRKPD
- a CDS encoding HU family DNA-binding protein, with product MLYSDHAILPSVMRHAMTTTDLTKKLAERLEISQRESRDLLRLMCDTIARSLTHKETVILRGFGSFGTRTRAPKKFYNPAAKSHMLLPPKEVVFFRPSQRLKDSLAQRSEES